A single region of the Anaerolineales bacterium genome encodes:
- a CDS encoding thioredoxin domain-containing protein, whose translation MNHQPPRGKRSFLSTLLIPLCLVALAGMILPRLPKGIAAADGEGELSLAQAATNTPPHTPTALPSQRPSSTMFPTRTPTTLPSPMVLPTRTLTFTPTALPTRTLTHTPRRTNTLTPVPTLTNPFTGLAFVDWRAIDGAVQLDRPVRWQVENLQRAGPTAYIFFQTGAPDTFFQIAVLPIALFENPVLTANPTNEALLAAFVENYDPSLLQNAELAGVKALYYPRRVTRESNQTRQQISLTIDTYVALLDSQIFVFLQGLTPTEFQAEMATVLTRVRETVKIDVANVRQQYASLLATPTPRPTNTAAFTATPDVSAFVMRTLTARAIPPTTTPPIQATVGAIIAATDRAIFIGTAVAATFAAQTRTALVSTPNIPATIEAAVSGTQTAIAGGTQPPPPPTVGGLAVTATAITLATPTPLTIRTVPSPDPERPARGLLNATITLIEYSDFQCPFCGRHHQEVYPALFARYGDKIRFEYRHFPLDSIHPNARRAALASECAAEQGMFWDYHDKLYVNQERLSRASLILFAGEVGVRDQTRFIRCLDSAQYANIINKDVEDGQFYGITGTPTFFLVWEGGSEVIIGAQPLNAFTAAIDRALGK comes from the coding sequence ATGAACCATCAACCACCGAGGGGAAAACGATCTTTCCTAAGCACCCTGTTGATCCCGCTGTGCCTTGTGGCGCTAGCAGGGATGATCCTCCCACGCTTGCCGAAGGGGATCGCCGCGGCGGATGGCGAGGGTGAGCTAAGTCTTGCCCAAGCCGCCACGAACACGCCGCCCCATACGCCAACAGCGCTTCCCTCGCAGCGCCCCTCATCGACAATGTTCCCCACGCGCACACCAACAACCCTTCCCTCGCCAATGGTGCTTCCCACCCGCACCCTGACCTTCACCCCAACGGCGCTGCCCACGCGGACGCTGACCCATACGCCGCGCCGGACAAACACGCTCACCCCCGTACCGACGCTGACGAATCCCTTTACGGGCTTGGCGTTTGTTGATTGGCGGGCGATTGATGGCGCCGTCCAGTTGGATCGCCCTGTCCGCTGGCAGGTGGAAAACCTTCAACGCGCTGGGCCAACGGCGTACATCTTCTTTCAAACGGGCGCTCCCGACACTTTTTTCCAAATTGCGGTGCTGCCCATTGCCCTTTTTGAAAACCCCGTGCTGACGGCGAACCCGACCAACGAGGCGCTGCTTGCCGCCTTTGTCGAAAATTACGATCCCTCCCTGTTGCAGAATGCTGAGCTTGCCGGCGTCAAGGCGCTTTACTATCCGCGCCGTGTCACCCGCGAGAGCAACCAAACGCGGCAGCAAATCAGCCTGACCATCGATACTTATGTGGCGCTTTTGGACTCGCAGATTTTCGTCTTTCTTCAGGGTTTGACGCCCACCGAGTTTCAGGCGGAGATGGCAACCGTTCTGACCCGTGTGCGGGAGACGGTGAAGATCGATGTGGCAAACGTCCGGCAGCAATATGCCTCCCTGCTGGCAACGCCCACGCCGCGCCCGACGAATACCGCCGCCTTCACCGCCACGCCGGATGTCTCCGCCTTTGTCATGCGCACGCTGACCGCCCGCGCTATACCGCCCACGACAACACCGCCCATCCAAGCCACCGTTGGGGCGATCATCGCCGCGACGGATCGGGCGATCTTTATTGGGACGGCGGTTGCCGCTACCTTTGCCGCCCAAACACGGACAGCACTCGTCTCGACGCCGAATATTCCGGCAACCATTGAGGCAGCTGTGTCCGGCACGCAAACGGCAATTGCTGGCGGGACACAGCCACCGCCGCCGCCAACGGTGGGCGGTCTTGCCGTCACCGCTACGGCGATCACCCTCGCCACGCCAACGCCGCTCACCATTCGGACAGTCCCAAGCCCAGACCCAGAACGTCCGGCGCGGGGCTTGCTGAACGCGACGATCACGCTGATCGAATATTCCGATTTCCAATGCCCCTTCTGCGGGCGGCATCACCAAGAGGTCTATCCGGCGCTCTTTGCCCGCTATGGGGATAAAATCCGCTTTGAGTACCGCCACTTCCCGCTTGATTCGATCCATCCCAACGCACGGCGGGCGGCGCTTGCCTCGGAGTGTGCCGCCGAACAAGGCATGTTCTGGGACTATCACGACAAGCTCTATGTCAATCAGGAGCGGCTCTCGCGTGCCTCGTTGATCCTTTTTGCCGGAGAAGTCGGCGTGCGCGATCAGACACGCTTCATTCGCTGTTTGGACAGCGCTCAATATGCGAATATCATTAACAAGGATGTGGAGGATGGGCAGTTCTACGGCATCACAGGGACGCCCACCTTCTTCCTCGTCTGGGAGGGCGGCTCAGAGGTGATCATTGGCGCACAGCCCTTGAACGCCTTCACCGCCGCCATTGACCGCGCCTTGGGCAAGTAG
- a CDS encoding WXG100 family type VII secretion target, with translation MSARIIQCDYDALSQVATLFGEESEAVHRLFEQVQGVATAVEQGGWVGEGAMRFLSELKEIVFPAGKRLSQVLGEAARASRRIADALQQHEDEAGCLFRGEGVAFGKTATFGGEMTRATGSYDTVANSIAGIPVRAKQNDGGNVRTRTDGLDTVTGSGAASVIGDLRGDVAGIARYLDTMFNIDYKLTAAVYSALNVLGFDVSGWQNTSDNFGPGLLGGVIGLIAKAGGSFFSGFALGQAAQGAWWAVGSTFEFFQNLFTTGSTVDYTDNYESLVERQLKNAMRDVFAGFYERYKDDIDTGRALESVANSMDAYLATHPDASFSGEVYTQDDTSYARITAADGTVVFEGTITPRAARQIETSFETHGPNFTTEGALREGVVAYMEQLYPPSQGYQAGYETTINQLMEKPDMQAILGRIAAGEVITPVELHAVINANPVPVIQAAPAPGSP, from the coding sequence ATGAGCGCACGGATCATTCAATGCGATTATGATGCCTTGTCTCAGGTTGCCACCCTTTTTGGGGAGGAAAGCGAGGCAGTCCATCGCTTGTTTGAACAGGTGCAGGGGGTTGCCACCGCTGTTGAACAGGGCGGGTGGGTCGGTGAGGGGGCGATGCGCTTTCTCAGTGAACTGAAGGAGATCGTTTTCCCCGCCGGAAAGCGCCTTTCTCAGGTGTTGGGAGAGGCGGCACGGGCGTCACGGCGCATTGCCGATGCCCTACAGCAGCACGAAGATGAGGCAGGGTGCTTGTTTCGGGGAGAGGGGGTGGCGTTCGGAAAGACCGCCACCTTCGGGGGCGAGATGACTAGGGCAACCGGCAGCTACGACACCGTTGCTAATTCCATCGCCGGGATTCCCGTTCGCGCCAAACAAAATGACGGGGGAAACGTCCGAACACGCACCGATGGTTTGGACACCGTGACCGGGAGTGGTGCGGCGAGTGTGATTGGCGATCTGCGCGGTGATGTGGCGGGGATCGCCCGTTATTTAGACACGATGTTCAACATCGACTACAAGCTGACAGCGGCGGTTTACAGCGCGTTAAATGTTTTAGGGTTTGATGTCTCCGGCTGGCAAAACACATCCGATAATTTTGGTCCTGGGCTGCTTGGCGGCGTGATTGGCTTGATCGCCAAAGCGGGGGGAAGTTTCTTTTCCGGTTTTGCTCTCGGTCAGGCGGCACAAGGGGCATGGTGGGCAGTTGGTTCAACCTTTGAATTCTTTCAAAACCTGTTCACAACAGGCAGCACGGTTGATTACACCGACAACTACGAAAGCCTTGTTGAACGACAGTTGAAAAACGCCATGCGCGATGTGTTCGCTGGCTTTTATGAGCGTTACAAAGACGACATTGATACTGGCAGAGCGCTGGAAAGTGTGGCAAATAGCATGGATGCCTACCTAGCCACTCACCCCGATGCCAGTTTCAGCGGGGAGGTCTACACCCAAGATGACACATCCTACGCCCGCATCACCGCCGCCGATGGGACGGTTGTCTTTGAGGGGACAATCACGCCCCGCGCTGCACGGCAGATTGAAACGAGTTTTGAGACACATGGACCGAACTTCACCACCGAAGGCGCGCTCCGTGAGGGCGTAGTTGCCTATATGGAGCAGCTTTACCCGCCCAGTCAGGGTTATCAGGCAGGCTATGAAACAACCATTAATCAGTTGATGGAAAAGCCCGACATGCAGGCAATTTTAGGGCGGATCGCGGCGGGAGAGGTGATCACTCCGGTAGAACTCCACGCCGTGATCAACGCCAATCCGGTGCCGGTGATCCAAGCTGCGCCAGCGCCAGGATCTCCGTAG
- the rlmB gene encoding 23S rRNA (guanosine(2251)-2'-O)-methyltransferase RlmB: MAEILYGRWAVLETLRANRRTPTQLMIAEGAEEKGALTDILSLASARNIPVKKLGRRMIDDLAQGANHQGVVVRVDAYKYATLEAVIDGAADAKEKPFILVLDLLQDPQNVGTLLRAADSVGIHGVIMQDRRGVAVTPAVVNASSGAVEHLRLVQVTNLVNAMKWLKEQGVWLAGLDIGASLLPMDRADLNIPLALVLGSEGEGMRRLVKETCDLVLTLPMRGHVQSLNVSTVGAVALYAAWQARGWAGWSGGK; this comes from the coding sequence ATGGCGGAAATTCTTTATGGACGATGGGCGGTTTTGGAAACGCTGCGGGCAAACCGCCGCACCCCAACCCAACTGATGATTGCTGAGGGCGCCGAAGAAAAAGGGGCGCTCACCGATATTCTCAGCCTTGCCAGCGCCCGCAACATTCCGGTAAAAAAACTAGGGCGGCGGATGATTGACGACTTGGCGCAAGGGGCGAATCATCAGGGCGTCGTCGTCCGTGTGGATGCCTATAAATATGCCACGCTGGAAGCGGTGATCGATGGCGCGGCGGACGCCAAAGAGAAACCTTTCATCCTCGTCTTAGATTTGCTCCAAGACCCGCAAAATGTGGGGACGCTGCTGCGGGCGGCGGATTCGGTTGGGATTCACGGAGTGATCATGCAAGATCGGCGCGGGGTGGCGGTCACGCCGGCTGTCGTGAATGCCTCCTCCGGGGCGGTGGAACATCTGCGCCTGGTGCAGGTGACGAACCTTGTCAACGCCATGAAATGGCTCAAAGAGCAAGGCGTTTGGCTGGCGGGCTTGGATATTGGGGCAAGTTTGCTCCCGATGGATCGCGCCGATCTGAATATTCCGCTGGCGCTTGTCTTGGGCAGCGAGGGGGAAGGGATGCGCCGCTTGGTGAAAGAGACGTGCGATCTCGTTCTGACGCTTCCCATGCGCGGGCATGTCCAGAGTTTGAATGTCTCCACAGTGGGCGCGGTGGCGCTTTACGCCGCATGGCAAGCGCGGGGGTGGGCGGGCTGGAGCGGCGGAAAGTAA
- a CDS encoding class I mannose-6-phosphate isomerase produces MSASSDLPLYSPLTLAPILQTRVWGGRRLATLLGKTLPTADPYGESWELYGESLITNGIHTGKTLNEAIAADPLGMCGEAASPQGDYGLLVKFLDTRAWLSVQVHPDDDWARRLEGEPRGKTECWYVVAAEPEAQIAYGFAKQTDPTGFRTALAEGRAKDLLQFVPVAAGDFIFVPAGTIHALGAGLLIYELQQSSDTTYRLWDWDRLGLDGKPRPLHLEKALQVTNFTPQPTAHSAYQTRAEVDFEVAVLCRSRFFNLTRWTVRGSRFFLESDRKERLLTCLEGQATVNAGAGNPLLIGKGQTVFIPAALQTWGLHGDCTVLVAGR; encoded by the coding sequence ATGAGCGCATCCTCTGATCTCCCTTTGTATTCCCCGCTAACGCTTGCGCCCATCCTGCAAACTCGCGTGTGGGGCGGGCGGCGTTTGGCAACCCTTCTGGGCAAAACCCTACCGACGGCTGATCCCTACGGCGAATCGTGGGAACTCTATGGGGAAAGCCTGATCACGAATGGCATCCACACGGGCAAAACGCTGAACGAGGCGATTGCCGCCGACCCTCTCGGTATGTGCGGAGAGGCTGCCTCGCCACAGGGCGATTATGGGCTGTTGGTGAAATTCCTTGACACGCGAGCGTGGCTTTCTGTGCAGGTGCATCCCGATGATGACTGGGCGCGTCGGCTGGAAGGCGAACCACGCGGCAAGACCGAGTGTTGGTATGTGGTGGCTGCCGAACCAGAGGCACAGATTGCCTATGGCTTTGCCAAGCAAACCGACCCGACGGGCTTTCGGACGGCGCTTGCCGAGGGGCGGGCGAAAGACCTGCTTCAGTTTGTGCCAGTGGCAGCGGGGGATTTTATCTTCGTGCCGGCGGGGACGATCCACGCTCTTGGGGCGGGGCTGTTGATTTACGAATTGCAGCAGTCCAGCGACACGACCTACCGCCTCTGGGATTGGGATCGCCTCGGTTTGGATGGCAAGCCCCGCCCGCTCCATCTTGAAAAGGCGCTCCAAGTGACGAACTTTACCCCGCAGCCAACGGCGCACAGCGCCTACCAAACGAGGGCAGAGGTAGATTTTGAGGTGGCGGTACTCTGTCGTAGTCGGTTTTTCAACCTCACCCGCTGGACGGTACGCGGATCACGCTTTTTCTTAGAAAGCGATAGGAAAGAACGCCTTCTAACGTGCCTTGAGGGGCAGGCGACGGTCAACGCAGGGGCGGGCAATCCGCTGCTGATCGGAAAAGGGCAGACCGTTTTCATACCAGCGGCGCTCCAAACATGGGGGCTTCATGGGGATTGCACCGTCTTGGTGGCGGGGCGCTGA
- a CDS encoding WXG100 family type VII secretion target, producing the protein MSARIIQCDYDALSQVATLFGEESEAVHRLFEQVQGVATAVEQGGWVGEGARRFLSELKEIVFPAGKRLSQALWEGKEAIMCIANTLQQHEDEAGLLFQGEMALYESQRNPFHTVNARPFKPNDDDDQSKPHAQGGTSPYWNIWNTLPDWLKPWTTNPWQIAARTGHWEKLYHGAFVNGRDTVTSLLLFHYLQAAGTTHFVDSNDILGNSEFMDGVTINRTYHPGVTAKFNAESIVLLANILAQQVTGQSISGFPLTINDPLIWSIQSRFGGDMTSALGTSTVNSGGNATIQFTLIPDPANPNQGSLQITVDQSMELYDRYDWRGDPIAYNSATDTVAVVYDSNTPVLILDKSGKIVSTLPAGTDIRAIAGYTYVEFPPDSPDRGALYNLYAQSRGVTLPPEASTQVFGTFDHPHDIYAGDFHALEANGVASAFDVYSQWTFHQSFIVPYTVVNGAVIISISGVSASNTAPFYTPSNHATGAMPSGYTPAYQPPPPTHPNH; encoded by the coding sequence ATGAGCGCACGGATCATTCAATGCGATTATGATGCCTTGTCCCAGGTTGCCACCCTTTTTGGGGAGGAAAGCGAGGCAGTTCATCGCTTGTTTGAACAGGTGCAGGGAGTTGCCACCGCCGTTGAACAGGGTGGGTGGGTCGGGGAGGGAGCGAGGCGCTTTCTCAGTGAACTGAAGGAGATCGTTTTCCCCGCTGGAAAGCGCCTTTCTCAGGCATTATGGGAAGGCAAAGAAGCAATAATGTGTATTGCAAATACACTCCAGCAGCATGAAGACGAGGCGGGGCTGCTCTTTCAAGGGGAAATGGCTCTTTACGAATCCCAACGCAACCCATTCCATACCGTCAACGCACGCCCGTTCAAGCCCAATGATGACGATGATCAGAGCAAACCTCATGCTCAAGGAGGCACATCTCCGTATTGGAACATATGGAACACCCTACCTGATTGGCTAAAGCCATGGACGACAAACCCATGGCAAATTGCTGCACGCACTGGGCATTGGGAAAAGCTCTACCATGGTGCTTTCGTCAACGGTAGAGATACAGTAACCTCACTTTTGTTGTTCCACTACCTACAGGCAGCAGGCACTACCCACTTTGTTGATTCGAATGACATTTTGGGCAATTCAGAGTTCATGGATGGTGTGACCATAAATAGAACTTACCATCCCGGTGTTACAGCGAAATTTAATGCTGAATCCATAGTCCTTCTAGCCAATATTCTCGCACAACAAGTGACAGGACAATCTATCTCTGGGTTTCCCTTAACAATCAATGATCCGCTTATATGGTCGATTCAGTCCCGTTTTGGCGGTGATATGACAAGTGCACTCGGCACATCTACTGTAAACTCAGGGGGGAACGCTACTATCCAATTTACCTTGATTCCAGACCCTGCCAATCCAAATCAGGGATCACTGCAAATCACGGTTGACCAGTCAATGGAACTTTATGATCGCTATGATTGGCGTGGCGATCCCATTGCCTACAACAGTGCAACAGACACAGTGGCAGTTGTTTATGACTCCAATACGCCAGTCTTGATTCTCGATAAGAGTGGAAAAATTGTAAGCACGCTACCCGCTGGAACAGACATCCGCGCTATTGCAGGTTATACCTATGTAGAATTTCCGCCAGACTCACCAGATCGGGGCGCTCTCTATAATCTCTATGCACAATCTAGGGGTGTTACGCTGCCACCGGAGGCGTCTACCCAAGTTTTTGGCACCTTTGATCATCCGCATGATATTTATGCTGGGGACTTTCACGCTTTAGAAGCAAATGGAGTAGCAAGCGCTTTTGATGTTTATTCACAATGGACGTTTCACCAGTCCTTTATCGTTCCTTATACGGTTGTAAACGGTGCTGTGATTATCTCCATCTCTGGTGTTTCAGCGTCTAACACTGCCCCATTCTATACGCCTTCAAACCATGCCACCGGAGCAATGCCCTCAGGCTATACACCAGCATATCAACCACCGCCACCAACTCATCCGAACCATTAG
- a CDS encoding GlsB/YeaQ/YmgE family stress response membrane protein → MLEFIGNFIAGLVKAPFVCAGWVIVGILAGALARRIVGGRGNLFSDLLLGIGGAIIGGFLSGLLGFSYPNGGLPLLIANLLVATVTAILLIVVGRAVRRSA, encoded by the coding sequence ATGCTAGAGTTCATTGGAAATTTCATTGCCGGGTTAGTGAAAGCGCCGTTCGTCTGTGCCGGATGGGTTATTGTCGGCATCTTGGCGGGGGCGTTGGCACGGCGCATTGTGGGCGGGCGCGGCAATTTGTTCAGCGATCTTCTCTTGGGGATTGGCGGGGCGATCATCGGTGGGTTTTTATCGGGCTTGTTGGGATTCAGCTATCCCAACGGTGGGCTACCGCTGCTGATTGCCAACTTGCTGGTTGCCACCGTCACCGCCATCCTGTTGATCGTCGTTGGGCGGGCGGTGCGGCGCAGCGCGTAA
- the rsmI gene encoding 16S rRNA (cytidine(1402)-2'-O)-methyltransferase — MSDWRLSGTLPLMMNTLYIVPTPIGNLEDMTVRAVRVLKGCVLIAAEDTRHSRKLLDHYAITTPTTSFHEFSPEGKITTLLAALERGDVALISDAGTPGIADPGYELIGAALQQGVRVVVLPGANAAFTALLASGFDPSAWLFLGFPPRREGKLRAFFAALAEYSEVLVFYESPNRVVETLRAARAVLGDRPVCVALEVTKFYEEFQRGTLSAVIDHYTATPPRGEVTVILQGASTRLPPRPAPCLQEKGF; from the coding sequence TTGTCGGACTGGCGCTTGTCTGGCACACTACCCCTCATGATGAACACGCTCTACATTGTACCAACGCCTATCGGCAATTTGGAAGATATGACCGTGCGGGCGGTGCGCGTGCTGAAAGGCTGTGTGCTGATCGCCGCTGAAGATACCCGTCACAGCCGAAAGCTGCTCGATCACTACGCGATCACCACCCCCACAACGAGTTTTCACGAATTCAGCCCGGAAGGGAAGATCACCACGCTGCTGGCGGCGTTGGAACGAGGCGATGTCGCCTTGATCAGCGACGCCGGCACACCGGGGATCGCTGATCCGGGCTACGAATTGATCGGCGCAGCTTTACAGCAAGGCGTCCGCGTGGTCGTCTTGCCGGGGGCAAATGCCGCCTTCACCGCCCTGCTAGCCTCTGGCTTTGATCCTTCGGCGTGGCTGTTTTTGGGCTTTCCGCCGCGCCGCGAAGGGAAACTGCGGGCGTTTTTTGCGGCGCTGGCAGAGTACTCCGAAGTGCTGGTTTTCTACGAAAGTCCGAACCGCGTGGTGGAGACGCTGCGAGCAGCACGCGCTGTTTTAGGGGATCGCCCCGTCTGTGTCGCCCTTGAGGTGACCAAATTTTACGAGGAATTCCAACGGGGGACGCTCAGCGCGGTGATCGATCACTACACGGCGACGCCCCCACGCGGCGAGGTGACGGTGATCCTACAGGGGGCGTCCACCCGACTCCCACCACGCCCCGCGCCCTGTCTACAGGAAAAGGGGTTCTGA
- a CDS encoding ATP-binding protein: MPVDWLANAREKNKTDRPAENLGESLSLFTPDTPRRRLADLVVSAATEAQLRTALAKIKHHDQLYHEWGLAAIHPEGRGIAINLYGAPGTGKSFAAEGIAEHLGRPILRIDYAQLESRFVGDTPKNIVAAFEAARLANAVLFFDEADSVLSRRVTNITQAADYGVNISRSTLLLQLDQFEGVVLFATNLAANYDPAFVRRILAHVHFAPPDADALIRLWRYHLPAALPLTPEVTPEGLAALSEGLCGGDILNGVILAAAAAAERRDVAVSLADFRAALDQVRQAKHEVGQPLALSGLFPNE; this comes from the coding sequence ATGCCCGTTGATTGGTTAGCGAACGCCCGTGAGAAAAACAAGACGGATCGTCCGGCAGAAAATTTGGGAGAATCCTTGAGCCTCTTTACGCCCGATACCCCCCGCCGCCGCCTTGCCGATCTCGTCGTTAGCGCGGCAACCGAAGCCCAGTTACGGACGGCGTTGGCGAAGATCAAACACCACGATCAGCTTTACCATGAATGGGGCTTGGCTGCTATTCACCCCGAAGGGCGTGGCATTGCCATTAACTTGTATGGGGCGCCGGGGACGGGCAAAAGTTTTGCCGCTGAGGGCATTGCCGAACACCTCGGACGCCCTATCCTGCGCATTGACTACGCCCAATTAGAATCGCGCTTTGTCGGCGATACGCCGAAGAACATCGTTGCCGCGTTTGAGGCGGCGCGGCTGGCGAACGCCGTCTTGTTCTTTGACGAAGCCGATTCCGTCCTCAGCCGCCGCGTGACGAACATCACCCAAGCGGCGGATTACGGGGTGAATATCTCGCGCAGCACGCTGCTGTTGCAGTTGGATCAATTTGAAGGGGTGGTGCTGTTCGCTACGAACCTTGCCGCCAACTATGATCCCGCCTTCGTCCGGCGCATTTTGGCGCATGTCCATTTTGCCCCGCCGGATGCTGATGCGCTCATTCGCCTGTGGCGCTACCACCTGCCCGCCGCGCTGCCCCTCACCCCGGAGGTGACGCCCGAAGGCTTGGCGGCATTGAGTGAGGGATTGTGCGGCGGGGATATTTTGAATGGGGTGATTTTGGCGGCGGCAGCGGCGGCAGAGCGGCGCGATGTGGCAGTGAGTCTAGCCGATTTTCGGGCGGCGCTCGATCAAGTGCGGCAGGCAAAGCACGAGGTGGGGCAGCCCCTCGCTCTGAGCGGCTTGTTTCCAAACGAGTAG